In one window of Musa acuminata AAA Group cultivar baxijiao chromosome BXJ3-2, Cavendish_Baxijiao_AAA, whole genome shotgun sequence DNA:
- the LOC103976689 gene encoding cyclin-dependent kinase inhibitor 3, which yields MGKHSSKRRQIGELAVMEATKPMGARTRTARRLALAALDGRRSSKKRKATGEYHQISNLELRSCSVVLKPRIARSAANSGGRRNSSPELSLISRSSSDASCEAAETPFRSSELGQELDDATFFLCNGEREETAASSNDGQATSDLESTVEMGSRRRSTAIATPSVAELEEFFSGAERDLRRRFVERYNFDVVKDVPLAGRYEWIPLTP from the exons ATGGGGAAGCATTCGAGCAAGAGGAGACAGATCGGGGAACTCGCGGTGATGGAGGCGACGAAGCCGATGGGTGCGAGGACGAGGACGGCGAGAAGGCTGGCCCTCGCGGCGTTGGACGGCCGCCGGAGCTCGAAGAAGAGGAAAGCAACGGGAGAATACCACCAGATCTCCAACCTCGAGCTCCGAAGTTGCAGCGTCGTCCTGAAACCTCGGATCGCCAGATCCGCGGCGAATTCCGGCGGCCGGCGAAATTCAAGCCCTGAACTCAGTCTCATCTCCCGGTCCTCCAGCGACGCCTCCTGTGAGGCAGCGGAGACGCCGTTTCGATCATCGGAG CTTGGCCAGGAATTGGACGACGCGACCTTCTTCCTCTGCAATGGAGAAAG GGAAGAGACGGCCGCCTCGAGTAACGACGGACAAGCGACGAGTGATCTTGAATCAACGGTGGAGATGGGATCGCGCAGAAGATCGACGGCGATTGCAACACCCTCCGTTGCCGAGCTGGAGGAGTTCTTCTCGGGGGCAGAGAGAGACCTGCGACGGCGATTCGTCGAGAG GTACAACTTCGACGTCGTCAAGGACGTGCCATTGGCCGGCCGCTACGAGTGGATTCCGTTGACCCCGTGA
- the LOC135586741 gene encoding UDP-glucuronate:xylan alpha-glucuronosyltransferase 2-like isoform X2, translating into METVPSFLRTLLHGSTKIGLVNMEEEQVFEWGLVGRATAVDFEPVSDNFKWEDLFPEWIDEEEDNEGPSCPEIPLPDLSRYGEMDVVVAELPCRARDVFRLQVHLVVANLAARRGRRDARGEVRVALRSACRPMMELFRCDDLVARDGEWWMYEAEAWRLEAKLALPVGSCNLALPLWEKGTDVVYDASKLAGPATPRRREAYATVLHSSDMYVCGAIALARSITRTGSTRDLVLLHDTSIPHDKLQALVAAGWTLRQIERIRNPRARKGTYNEYNYSKLRLWQLTDYHVVVFIDADVLVLRNLDLLFHFPQISATGNDGVIFNSGVMVIEPSNCTFNALMALREDVVSYNGGDQGFLNEVFVWWHRLPRRVNFLKNFWSNTTAEASMKNHLFAADPPELYSIHYLGIKPWMCYREYDCNWNIGDQRVYASDAAHATWWKLHDEMDEGLRKFCVFSEKRREQLEQERRQAAELEFGDGHWRLKTTSDRRNVTKGVSTLV; encoded by the exons ATGGAGACGGTCCCCAGCTTCCTCAGGACGCTGCTGCATGGCAGCACCAAGATCGGGTTGGTGAACATGGAAGAGGAGCAAGTGTTCGAGTGGGGCCTCGTCGGCAGGGCGACGGCCGTCGACTTCGAGCCGGTCTCCGACAACTTCAAGTGGGAGGACCTGTTCCCGGAGTGGATCGACGAGGAGGAGGACAACGAGGGCCCGTCGTGCCCCGAGATCCCGCTGCCCGACCTCTCGCGGTACGGCGAGATGGATGTGGTGGTCGCCGAGCTTCCGTGCCGAGCGCGCGACGTATTCCGGCTACAGGTCCATCTGGTGGTGGCCAACCTGGCGGCGCGGCGGGGGAGAAGGGACGCCCGGGGGGAGGTGAGGGTGGCGCTCCGGAGCGCGTGCCGGCCGATGATGGAGCTGTTCCGGTGCGACGACCTGGTGGCGAGGGATGGCGAGTGGTGGATGTACGAGGCCGAGGCGTGGAGGTTGGAGGCTAAGCTGGCGCTGCCGGTTGGCTCCTGCAACCTGGCCTTGCCACTGTGGGAGAAAG GAACGGACGTGGTTTACGATGCGTCGAAGCTCGCCGGACCGGCGACCCCCCGCCGTCGGGAGGCCTATGCCACCGTTCTCCACTCCTCCGACATGTACGTGTGCGGCGCCATCGCCCTCGCCCGCAGCATCACCAGAACCGGCTCCACCCGCGACCTCGTCCTGCTGCACGACACCTCCATCCCCCACGACAAGCTGCAGGCACTCGTCGCCGCCGGGTGGACGCTCCGCCAGATCGAGCGCATCCGCAACCCGCGTGCTCGGAAGGGCACCTACAACGAGTACAACTACAGCAAGCTCCGCCTCTGGCAGCTCACCGATTACCACGTGGTCGTCTTCATCGACGCCGACGTCCTCGTCCTCCGCAACCTCGACCTCCTCTTCCACTTCCCTCAGATATCCGCCACCGGCAACGACGGCGTCATCTTCAACTCCGGCGTCATGGTCATCGAGCCATCGAACTGCACCTTCAACGCACTGATGGCACTCCGGGAGGACGTGGTCTCGTACAACGGCGGCGACCAGGGCTTCCTCAACGAAGTCTTcgtgtggtggcaccgcctgccgAGGCGGGTGAACTTTCTGAAGAACTTCTGGTCCAACACCACGGCGGAGGCGAGCATGAAGAACCACCTCTTCGCCGCCGACCCGCCGGAGTTGTACTCCATCCACTACCTCGGCATCAAGCCATGGATGTGCTACAGGGAGTACGACTGCAACTGGAACATAGGAGACCAGCGAGTTTACGCGAGCGATGCGGCGCACGCGACGTGGTGGAAGCTGCATGACGAGATGGACGAGGGGCTGCGGAAGTTCTGCGTGTTTTCTGAGAAGAGGAGGGAGCAGCTGGAGCAGGAACGACGGCAGGCGGCAGAGTTAGAGTTTGGGGATGGCCACTGGAGGTTGAAGACAACGTCGGACAGGAGGAACGTGACAAAAGGAGTGAGCACTTTGGTTTAA
- the LOC135586741 gene encoding UDP-glucuronate:xylan alpha-glucuronosyltransferase 2-like isoform X1: MGSGGGMMKAIASKGLVVKINVALLCFFVFAYVALYDHNATKMVSCSLRACHMKKVEGVSRRKTGRETRTTMETVPSFLRTLLHGSTKIGLVNMEEEQVFEWGLVGRATAVDFEPVSDNFKWEDLFPEWIDEEEDNEGPSCPEIPLPDLSRYGEMDVVVAELPCRARDVFRLQVHLVVANLAARRGRRDARGEVRVALRSACRPMMELFRCDDLVARDGEWWMYEAEAWRLEAKLALPVGSCNLALPLWEKGTDVVYDASKLAGPATPRRREAYATVLHSSDMYVCGAIALARSITRTGSTRDLVLLHDTSIPHDKLQALVAAGWTLRQIERIRNPRARKGTYNEYNYSKLRLWQLTDYHVVVFIDADVLVLRNLDLLFHFPQISATGNDGVIFNSGVMVIEPSNCTFNALMALREDVVSYNGGDQGFLNEVFVWWHRLPRRVNFLKNFWSNTTAEASMKNHLFAADPPELYSIHYLGIKPWMCYREYDCNWNIGDQRVYASDAAHATWWKLHDEMDEGLRKFCVFSEKRREQLEQERRQAAELEFGDGHWRLKTTSDRRNVTKGVSTLV; the protein is encoded by the exons ATGGGCTCGGGAGGCGGGATGATGAAGGCTATCGCATCAAAAGGTCTCGTCGTCAAGATCAATGTAGCCTTGCTCTGCTTCTTCGTCTTCGCCTACGTCGCCCTCTATGACCACAACGCCACCAAGATGGTCTCCTGTTCCTTACGAGCCTGCCACATGAAGAAG GTGGAAGGAGTGTCTCGGAGAAAGACTGGGAGAGAGACCCGGACGACGATGGAGACGGTCCCCAGCTTCCTCAGGACGCTGCTGCATGGCAGCACCAAGATCGGGTTGGTGAACATGGAAGAGGAGCAAGTGTTCGAGTGGGGCCTCGTCGGCAGGGCGACGGCCGTCGACTTCGAGCCGGTCTCCGACAACTTCAAGTGGGAGGACCTGTTCCCGGAGTGGATCGACGAGGAGGAGGACAACGAGGGCCCGTCGTGCCCCGAGATCCCGCTGCCCGACCTCTCGCGGTACGGCGAGATGGATGTGGTGGTCGCCGAGCTTCCGTGCCGAGCGCGCGACGTATTCCGGCTACAGGTCCATCTGGTGGTGGCCAACCTGGCGGCGCGGCGGGGGAGAAGGGACGCCCGGGGGGAGGTGAGGGTGGCGCTCCGGAGCGCGTGCCGGCCGATGATGGAGCTGTTCCGGTGCGACGACCTGGTGGCGAGGGATGGCGAGTGGTGGATGTACGAGGCCGAGGCGTGGAGGTTGGAGGCTAAGCTGGCGCTGCCGGTTGGCTCCTGCAACCTGGCCTTGCCACTGTGGGAGAAAG GAACGGACGTGGTTTACGATGCGTCGAAGCTCGCCGGACCGGCGACCCCCCGCCGTCGGGAGGCCTATGCCACCGTTCTCCACTCCTCCGACATGTACGTGTGCGGCGCCATCGCCCTCGCCCGCAGCATCACCAGAACCGGCTCCACCCGCGACCTCGTCCTGCTGCACGACACCTCCATCCCCCACGACAAGCTGCAGGCACTCGTCGCCGCCGGGTGGACGCTCCGCCAGATCGAGCGCATCCGCAACCCGCGTGCTCGGAAGGGCACCTACAACGAGTACAACTACAGCAAGCTCCGCCTCTGGCAGCTCACCGATTACCACGTGGTCGTCTTCATCGACGCCGACGTCCTCGTCCTCCGCAACCTCGACCTCCTCTTCCACTTCCCTCAGATATCCGCCACCGGCAACGACGGCGTCATCTTCAACTCCGGCGTCATGGTCATCGAGCCATCGAACTGCACCTTCAACGCACTGATGGCACTCCGGGAGGACGTGGTCTCGTACAACGGCGGCGACCAGGGCTTCCTCAACGAAGTCTTcgtgtggtggcaccgcctgccgAGGCGGGTGAACTTTCTGAAGAACTTCTGGTCCAACACCACGGCGGAGGCGAGCATGAAGAACCACCTCTTCGCCGCCGACCCGCCGGAGTTGTACTCCATCCACTACCTCGGCATCAAGCCATGGATGTGCTACAGGGAGTACGACTGCAACTGGAACATAGGAGACCAGCGAGTTTACGCGAGCGATGCGGCGCACGCGACGTGGTGGAAGCTGCATGACGAGATGGACGAGGGGCTGCGGAAGTTCTGCGTGTTTTCTGAGAAGAGGAGGGAGCAGCTGGAGCAGGAACGACGGCAGGCGGCAGAGTTAGAGTTTGGGGATGGCCACTGGAGGTTGAAGACAACGTCGGACAGGAGGAACGTGACAAAAGGAGTGAGCACTTTGGTTTAA